One window of Molothrus ater isolate BHLD 08-10-18 breed brown headed cowbird chromosome 31, BPBGC_Mater_1.1, whole genome shotgun sequence genomic DNA carries:
- the LOC118700578 gene encoding uncharacterized protein LOC118700578 → MREKKEKGKERKGKERKGKERKGKERKGKERKGKERKGKERKGKERKRKKEKGKGKGKKVKRKEKHVAIWPCLDARHPPKLLSHSPPEMDWRKNRMKASWLELRTGTDHSANAILSKTFLKLQLCSSPSGAGRQALGALLRSSPVVSLLLGERSRSPAVPGVPPETLLHELLQGEFISRTAALHKLLQLPHSPRGSQVLPGPCSSVGSSLHGFAGPCQVPAPAQVSHGVPAPAQAPPAPARAPPGAAGASLLSGPSMGCRGPAASPGAAQGISGQSAPAPGAAPAPPPALPWGVQSCSSHVFSPCSSLLTVTPTPSPIFLNLLPQRCYHHFQLAQPWPAAGASWSWLELTLWDTEEQLLPAASHRRCSSSSPLPKPGHANQV, encoded by the exons atgagagagaaaaaggaaaaaggaaaggaaaggaaaggaaaggaaaggaaaggaaaggaaaggaaaggaaaggaaaggaaaggaaaggaaaggaaaggaaaggaaaggaaaggaaaggaaaggaaaggaaaggaaaggaaaaggaaaaaggaaaaaggaaaggggaaaggaaaaaaagtaaaaagaaaagagaaacatgtAGCCATTTGGCCCTGCctggatgccaggcacccaccaaagctgctctctcACTCCCCTCCAGAGATGGACTGGAGGAAAAACAGAATGAAGGCTTCATGGCTTGAGTTAAGGACTGGGACAGATCATTCAGCAAATGCCATCTtaagcaaaacatttttgaaattacag ctctgctcctcccccaGTGGTGCAGGCAGACAggcactgggggctctgctccGTTCATCACCCgttgtttctctgctgctcgGGGAGAGGAGTCGttcccctgctgtgccaggggtcCCTCCTGAGACActtctccatgaacttctgCAGGGTGAGTTCATCTCACGGACAGCAGCtcttcacaaactgctgcagctgcctcactCTCCCAGGGgctcacaagtcctgccaggaccctgctccagcgtgggctcctctctccacgGCTttgcaggtccctgccaggtccctgctccagcacaggtttCTCATggggtcccagcccctgctcaggcaccccctgctccagcacgggctcctccaggtgctgcaggtgcatcTCTGCTCTCCGggccctccatgggctgcaggggcccagctgcctccccaggggctgcccagggaatctCAGGGCaatcagctccagcccctggagcagctcctgcccctcctcctgccctgccctggggtgtgcagagttgttcctctcacgtgttctcaccctgctcttccctgctcaCAGTTACACCTACACCATCACCCATTTTCCTAAATCTCTTGCCCCAAAGGTGTTACCACCATTTCCAactggcccagccttggccagcgGCCGGTGcatcctggagctggctggaatTGACTCTGTGGgacacagaggagcagctgcttccagcagcctctCACAGAAGGTGCTCCTCGAGCTCCCCCttaccaaaacctggccatgcaaaccAAGTATAA